The following are from one region of the Penaeus chinensis breed Huanghai No. 1 chromosome 5, ASM1920278v2, whole genome shotgun sequence genome:
- the LOC125025555 gene encoding uncharacterized protein LOC125025555 encodes MLGHPPETTRRSIAEEALEIVDLMEHRNINIMCVQETIWKGEEESEIGNGYRLFYYGTEAKLNGVGVVLDPTDKENGIPGTERIWIGGDLNGHVGMGNEDQVKIDIDCKTLPRESVTKQHRPVVCKVKVNSDLKGDKNWNTAQKRVAEKVKGRIHTVIVRPTTLYGLEATSLIKAQEVAEMKMQSWGLGLKRKDTLRNEVVLKRVGVKGLHDQLKESRLRWGGRVLRRDMVMLEEEWKGRRWGKRREECHTVTEKI; translated from the exons ATGCTAGGTCATCCTCCGGAAACGACGCGCAGATCGATCGCCGAGG AAGCGCTGGAGATTGTGGATCTAATGGAGCACAGAAACATCAATATAATGTGTGTTCAAGAAACTatatggaaaggggaagaggaaagcgaaATTGGGAATGGGTACAGATTATTTTACTATGGTACAGAGGCAAAACTTAATGGTGTAGGAGTTGTACTCGACCCTACAGATAAGGAGAAT GGAATACCAGGAACTGAGAGGATCTGGATAGGTGGGGATCTCAATGGACATGTAGGAATGGGAAACGA AGACCAAGTAAAAATTGACATAGACTGCAAAACACTGCCAAGGGAGAGTGTGACAAAACAACACCGCCCAGTGGTATGCAAAGTGAAGGTGAACAGTGACCTaaag GGAGACAAGAACTGGAACACAGCACAGAAA CGGGTGGCAGAAAAAGTAAAAGGCAGGATTCACACTGTGATAGTGAGACCAACAACGCTGTATGGGCTGGAAGCAACATCATTGATAAAAGCACAGGAGGTGGCAGAGATGAAAATGCAGAGTTGGGGTCTGGGTCTAAAAAGAAAGGATACGCTCAGGAATGAAGTGGTGCTGAAAAGAGTGGGAGTGAAAGGATTACACGACCAACTTAAAGAAAGCAGACTGCGGTGGGGGGGACGTGTGCTGCGAAGGGACATGGTCATGTTggaagaggagtggaaaggacgaaggtggggaaagagaagagaagaatgtcACACTGTTACAGAGAAGATATGA